The Vanrija pseudolonga chromosome 1, complete sequence genomic sequence TCGTTGCCCCTGGCGCCCCTTGTCCTGGCAGGCAGGGCGGTATCCTGGCCGGGCAACTCTACACTAGCTAGGACAAGGGGGGGCGCCTCCATCACGACGACCAGCAGCCCACCTGGCGCCCACCGGCCAGCGGTCGGGACCGACCGAACTGAGCCCTGCCACGTGACCCCCGTGGGGAAGTGGAGGTCGCGTCAACCAGACGATTCCATTGCCGCCATGACCGATGTTAATCAGCGAGAGCGAGCAACCGACGCGCGTTGCGATACATCCCACCCAGAGTTGAACTACAACTCGTAACTCTCCAACATACCTTCACTCACCTCATACCACACACGACCGACACGAGCACCATGTCGCTGATCGGTCGGTTCGAGCACCTGCCCAACAGGCCACGGTCAGACGAGGCCAGGTAAGTTGTCTTGCGTGCGCCTGTCAACTGACGCCAGGCCACTTCTCGAGAAGATTGCGAGCCAGGTGAAACCTATTATGACGAAGCGCGACTGGAAGGTCGGGACGCTGGCTGAGGTGGGCTTGCGGGTCCGCCAATCCTTAGCTCACGCACAGTTTCTTCCCTCCAACCCCGCACTGCTCGGCAACAATATGAACGCGGGGCAGCGGATCAACCTGCGCCTCCGGCCACCGGGGAACGAGTCGACATTTTACGAATACGACcagctggtgctggtgaTGTTGCATGAGGTTAGCTCGCCAGGTCTCCGTGGTCACAGCTGACCCCACAGCTCACACACATCGTCCACGGGCCACACGACACGTCGTTCTacaagctcctcgccgagctcgaggaagagTACTACGCCCTCAAGCGCAAGGGCTACGAGGGGGAGGGCTTCCATTCCTCGGGAAACAAGCTCAATGGTGTCCGGGTGAACGAGTACGaaggccggcgtcgcgggcttGCGGCCGCCGAGAAGCGCCTGCAGCGGCAGGTGATGagtggcaagggcggcgtgctgggtgGCTCCAGCACGACCGGCAAGTCGATGCGCGAagtggtggccgaggtgagcTTTGGGGGGAATGGAACATTAGCTGACGTCAGGCTGCGGAGCGCCGTGTACGAGACGACAAGAGCTGCCACACGCACGGGGAccacgaggtcgaggaagaAGTGCGCAGAGCACAGGCCGAGAGTGTCGGTATCGATGCGagcgacctcgacaccaTCGCGGGAgacagcggcgacagcgacaaggACATTATCGACCTCACGGCGTCAGACGAGGAGGTGACGCGCAAGCGCCCACCGAGCCCAACGCAGCCTGCCGGGCCGTCCAAGGTGCCTGCGTCGCGTGTGCCAAAGGCACCAGGtaacggcgtcggcgccgccaagccaCCCGCCACAACGTCCGCGCCGAAGCCAGCCGCACCCAAGCCCGCCGCACCCCCCGCAGAGTGGTCGTGCAACGTGTGCACCCTCATCAACCCCATGTCCCGTGCCGCGTGCGacgcgtgcgccgcgccgcgtcccgTCAAGCCGGTCACCAAGGACGGGTGGTACTGCGAGGTGTgcggcgccgggccgcgcgagctcgggtTCTGGAGCTGCCTCGAgtgcggcgtcgtgcgcacGTTTGGCTAAGCCGCTGTTCTTATAATTCCATAGCATCTGTCGTTGTTCCCTGTATGTAGCATGCATCGTACCACTACCACCAGTGGAGAGGACACCCCATGTCCACGCTCCCACGAACCACCTCCACCGAGCGGGACCAAATTGTGTAACTTTGAACGATGCCATCCCCGAAGGTCAAGGCAGGTCAGTAACTGGCAACTGCAACTCGCGACACCTCGTCCAGTCCATCGACCAACACCAAAAGAGCGCGTGCATGCCGTTCAGAGCACGCCTCCATCCTGGAACGAtagcgcggcgcgcggccgcgcgccgcgtcctcgccctcccgctcccccctccccttcccgcAACTCTCCCTCCAAGCACCCCGCTCGCCGGTCCGGGGCCGTCCAGCGCGCGATGGTACGGCTCGGCTACCGCCCCGCGCCAGTCCGCCTTCTCCGACTTCTtctcgcgccggcgtcggcgggcaccG encodes the following:
- the WSS1 gene encoding DNA-dependent metalloprotease WSS1, encoding MSLIGRFEHLPNRPRSDEARPLLEKIASQVKPIMTKRDWKVGTLAEFLPSNPALLGNNMNAGQRINLRLRPPGNESTFYEYDQLVLVMLHELTHIVHGPHDTSFYKLLAELEEEYYALKRKGYEGEGFHSSGNKLNGVRVNEYEGRRRGLAAAEKRLQRQVMSGKGGVLGGSSTTGKSMREVVAEAAERRVRDDKSCHTHGDHEVEEEVRRAQAESVGIDASDLDTIAGDSGDSDKDIIDLTASDEEVTRKRPPSPTQPAGPSKVPASRVPKAPGNGVGAAKPPATTSAPKPAAPKPAAPPAEWSCNVCTLINPMSRAACDACAAPRPVKPVTKDGWYCEVCGAGPRELGFWSCLECGVVRTFG